TTTTTGGCCGCGTTCTCCCACAATCGTGTCGTAACCCTGAGGTAATTGCATGATGAAGTCGTGAGCTTCGGCAACTCTGGTTGCTGCAATAATTTCGTCCCAATTGGCTTCGGGGCTGCCATAGGCAATGTTTTCTCTAACCGTGCCGTGAAAGAGAAATACGTCTTGGCTCACTAAGCCGATCGCGCCTCGTAAGTCCTGGAGTTGCAAATCCTGTAAAGGAATGCCATCTAACGTGATCGTCCCCGATTGAATTTCGTACAGACGCAGCAGCAATTTAACCAGGGTACTTTTACCAGACCCTGTAGAACCGACAATGGCAATCGTTTTTCCGGCGGGGATGTGGAGCGATAGATCCTCAATTACAGGTTGGCGATCGCGATAAGCAAACGTGACGTGTTGCAAATCCACTTCACCGCGCACCGACTTCACGGGCAGAGATAAATGGCCTGAATGAATTTCAATTGGGGTATCGAGCAGATTCATCACGCGGTTGGTCGAAGCCATTGCCCGCTGATACTGGTCTAGAGTTTCACCCAAGCGAGTCAGGGGCCAGAGTAAGCGTTGCGTCAAAAACACCATAACGCTGTAACTCCCCACCGAGAGTCTGCCAGCCACCGCCTCCATCCCACCCAACAAAAGAATGGCAATAAAGCCAAACAAGATGATGATGCGAATTAGCGGCACAAAGGCGGCACTGAGCCGAATGGCCCGGTAGTTGCTGCGACGATAGCCTTCACTTTCCGTTGCAATGCGCGATCGCTCATACTGCTCGGTCGTAAAGCTTTTAATTGTCGTAATACCGCTGAGGTTGTTAGAAAGCTGACCGTTGAGCAAGCCAACTTTCTCACGCACCTCGGCATAGCGGGGGGCCAAACGTTTTTGAAAGGCAATCGATCCCCACAGAATAAACGGCATGGGCAACATGGCGAGCCAAGCCACACTAGGAGCCAGGATAAAAAAGGCTCCTCCAATAATCACAACTGTGGTGGCAACTTGGAGCACTTCGTTAGCGCCAAAATCTAAGAACCGTTCTAGTTGGTTAATATCATCGCTGAGAATCGACATTAAGCCGCCAGTGCTACGTTCCTCAAAAAAAGCTAGCTCTAGGTTCTGGAGGTGACCGTAAGCATCTAAGCGCAGGTCGTGTTGAATGTTTTGCGCCAAGTTGCGCCACAGCCGAGCATAGGCATACTCAAACGCTG
The Trichocoleus sp. FACHB-46 genome window above contains:
- a CDS encoding ABC transporter ATP-binding protein; translation: MPQQPRQSHSQHPLQRLIRYGHQYHSQIRWAIACSILNKIFDLAPPALIGAAVDVVVQKQNSWLAQFGVRDVFGQLVILSVLSAVIWGLESAFEYAYARLWRNLAQNIQHDLRLDAYGHLQNLELAFFEERSTGGLMSILSDDINQLERFLDFGANEVLQVATTVVIIGGAFFILAPSVAWLAMLPMPFILWGSIAFQKRLAPRYAEVREKVGLLNGQLSNNLSGITTIKSFTTEQYERSRIATESEGYRRSNYRAIRLSAAFVPLIRIIILFGFIAILLLGGMEAVAGRLSVGSYSVMVFLTQRLLWPLTRLGETLDQYQRAMASTNRVMNLLDTPIEIHSGHLSLPVKSVRGEVDLQHVTFAYRDRQPVIEDLSLHIPAGKTIAIVGSTGSGKSTLVKLLLRLYEIQSGTITLDGIPLQDLQLQDLRGAIGLVSQDVFLFHGTVRENIAYGSPEANWDEIIAATRVAEAHDFIMQLPQGYDTIVGERGQKLSGGQRQRLAIARAVLKDPPILILDEATSAVDNETEAAIQKSLETITQNRTTIAIAHRLSTVRNADCIYVMEQGRLVEKGRHDQLLDRSGIYASLWRVQTGLRA